A stretch of DNA from Variovorax paradoxus:
AGCTTGGAGCCCCAGATGATCCCGGCCACCAGGGCCGAGAAGCCGGCCACCGACCACACGATCACCCAGATGCGCGACAGCGGAATGCCGATCGATTGCGCGGCCTGGTGGTCGTCGGCCACTGCGCGCAGCGCGCGGCCCGTGGCGGTCTTCTGGAAGAAGATGGCCAGTACCACCACCAGCGCGGCCGACACCGCCGCGGCTGCCAGGTCTTCCTGGCTCAGCAGCAGGCCACCGGGGAAGGTGCCTTCAAGCACCATCAGCGGTTCCTTGGGCATGCCCACGTCGATCTTGTAGATGTCGTTGCCGAAGATCGTCTGGCCCACGCCGTCGAGAAAGTAGGCGATGCCCAGCGTGGCCATCAGGAGCGTGATGCCTTCCTGGTTCACCAGCTTGCTCAGCGCCAGCCGCTCGATGAGCCAGGCCACGACGATCATCACCGCCATGGCCGCGATGAAGGCCAGGATGTTCGCGAGCAGCAGACTTTCGAAGCCGAACCACAGCGGGAACCACTCGGCAAAGCGCGCCATGGCCAAGGCTGCGAACAGCACCATCGCGCCTTGTGCGAAGTTGAAGACGCCCGAGGCCTTGTAGATCAGCACGAAGCCGATCGCGATGAGCGAATACAGCATGCCGACCATGAGGCCGC
This window harbors:
- a CDS encoding branched-chain amino acid ABC transporter permease, with product MGFFLETLFGGLMVGMLYSLIAIGFVLIYKASGVFNFAQGAMVLFAALAMARFAEWFPLWFGFESLLLANILAFIAAMAVMIVVAWLIERLALSKLVNQEGITLLMATLGIAYFLDGVGQTIFGNDIYKIDVGMPKEPLMVLEGTFPGGLLLSQEDLAAAAVSAALVVVLAIFFQKTATGRALRAVADDHQAAQSIGIPLSRIWVIVWSVAGFSALVAGIIWGSKLGVQFSLSLVALKALPVVILGGLTSIPGAIIGGLLIGVGEKLSEIYLGPMLGGGIEIWFAYVLALVFLLVRPQGLFGEKIIDRV